One genomic region from Campylobacter concisus encodes:
- a CDS encoding DUF4055 domain-containing protein, with protein MAVNAKHPEYSKNLTKWQLMRDALAGEVAKEKYVPKLSDQEAEEYSAYVGRAEFYNATARTQVALTGLLFAKPPKVELPEALKSIGENISLDDDTLEALAKNIADECLSVGRCGVLVDLPSVEKADYSKLEAERLNLRAYATLYKAENIINWKTTKINGSNVTSLVVLAETYAEPTQDEFVDKIKTRYRVLDLHEGYYRQRVFSETKAGNFEVVSEIYPSANGQKLEYLPFTFFNVNDLKTAVEKPPLLDLAKVNISHFRSEVDLEHGTHFTALPTPYVTGYQGESSEKLKIGSTAVWVINDPSAKVGFLEFSGAGLSTLENRIAVKEKRMSILGARLLLDEKKTAEATETLQMRKSGENAVLTNVASTISEGIVSFLKDIAFFENIASENLIYEINTDYNLTMIEPQLLAQIIAGIQSGDIPNEVLYDALLKGELMPETIQSYEDYQAKLEQAAPQVTPSDEAI; from the coding sequence ATTTAACCAAATGGCAGCTAATGCGCGATGCCTTAGCGGGCGAGGTGGCAAAAGAAAAATACGTGCCTAAATTAAGCGATCAAGAAGCGGAGGAATACAGCGCCTACGTAGGGCGAGCAGAGTTTTACAACGCGACGGCTAGAACGCAGGTCGCGCTAACAGGGCTACTATTTGCAAAGCCGCCTAAAGTTGAGCTGCCCGAAGCGCTAAAGAGCATCGGCGAGAATATCAGCCTAGATGATGACACGCTAGAAGCTCTTGCTAAAAATATCGCCGACGAGTGCCTAAGCGTCGGGCGTTGCGGGGTGCTTGTGGATCTGCCTAGCGTTGAAAAGGCGGATTATTCCAAGCTGGAAGCCGAGCGATTAAATTTAAGAGCCTACGCCACGCTTTATAAGGCCGAAAACATTATCAACTGGAAAACCACGAAAATAAACGGCTCAAACGTTACATCGCTCGTGGTGCTTGCTGAAACCTACGCCGAGCCGACGCAGGACGAGTTTGTAGATAAGATAAAAACGCGCTACCGAGTACTTGATTTGCACGAGGGCTACTACCGTCAAAGAGTATTTAGCGAAACCAAGGCGGGAAATTTTGAAGTAGTTAGCGAAATTTACCCGAGCGCGAACGGGCAAAAGCTTGAATATTTGCCGTTTACGTTTTTTAACGTGAACGACTTAAAAACAGCGGTAGAAAAGCCACCTTTGCTTGATTTGGCCAAGGTTAATATTAGCCATTTTAGGAGCGAGGTCGATTTAGAACACGGCACGCATTTTACGGCGTTGCCTACGCCTTACGTCACGGGCTATCAAGGCGAGAGCAGCGAAAAGCTAAAAATAGGCTCTACCGCCGTTTGGGTCATAAACGATCCGAGCGCAAAAGTAGGCTTTTTAGAATTTAGCGGCGCGGGGCTATCTACGCTTGAAAACCGTATTGCGGTAAAAGAAAAAAGGATGTCGATTTTGGGCGCGCGCTTGCTGCTTGACGAGAAAAAGACGGCTGAAGCTACCGAAACGCTACAAATGCGAAAGAGCGGTGAAAATGCGGTATTAACCAACGTCGCATCTACGATCAGCGAGGGGATAGTATCGTTTTTAAAAGACATCGCCTTTTTTGAGAATATCGCGAGCGAGAATTTAATATACGAGATAAATACCGACTACAACCTAACTATGATTGAACCGCAACTATTAGCGCAAATTATAGCCGGCATTCAAAGCGGGGATATTCCAAACGAAGTGCTTTATGATGCACTACTAAAAGGCGAGCTAATGCCTGAAACTATCCAAAGCTACGAGGATTATCAGGCCAAACTAGAGCAAGCCGCGCCGCAGGTAACGCCGAGCGATGAAGCCATTTAA
- a CDS encoding minor capsid protein — MKPFNQLIAELEVARSLLHERIKNGLSKKVAKFYDEMIADLQAQILKKKNITNNLAQTISDLKQSLKTPDLRKDFLTLAENEQDHLLDYNELAGIVLFSSVLPESSIERIVDSAQLEGATVKAWNNGLNADQKKRLERELKIGVSLGETTPMLAQRIAHVLEKNKRDATAIALTGAGAIVSEIRQAFFEANDDVIKCYKYQATLDTRTSALCRAYDGLTWDKDYKPIGHNFPFRKPRVNTHFNCRSTIIPVTKSWDELGTEGMDEASGRTRSSMNGYVPQDMSFNDWLKTQSPETIEKTLGKGRAELFMQGKITMRDLITQQGRALDLSELAKKKKIWEYSKENIKHFDIPKGIKSRIGLKTDKIRGSLEYLFNKHPEMFDGKADIVNIIKDVFNAPDIIKPATRRSGGFIIAKSIDDKKKKMIDIGIYPNNGVIFHINKRKWDADMREFKKGKQ; from the coding sequence ATGAAGCCATTTAACCAACTTATAGCCGAGCTTGAAGTCGCGCGCTCTCTTTTGCACGAGCGGATAAAAAACGGGCTAAGTAAAAAAGTAGCTAAATTTTACGATGAGATGATCGCAGATTTGCAGGCTCAAATTTTAAAAAAGAAAAATATAACGAATAATTTAGCCCAAACGATAAGCGACCTCAAACAAAGCCTAAAAACGCCCGATCTGCGTAAAGATTTTTTAACACTAGCGGAAAACGAGCAAGACCATCTACTAGACTACAACGAGCTGGCGGGGATTGTTTTGTTTTCTAGTGTATTGCCAGAGAGTAGCATCGAGCGGATAGTAGATAGCGCGCAACTAGAGGGCGCGACCGTCAAAGCGTGGAATAACGGGTTAAACGCCGATCAGAAAAAGAGACTAGAGCGCGAGCTAAAGATAGGCGTAAGCTTAGGCGAGACGACGCCTATGCTAGCGCAAAGAATAGCGCACGTTTTAGAGAAAAATAAACGTGACGCTACCGCTATCGCTCTAACCGGAGCGGGCGCAATAGTAAGCGAAATTCGCCAAGCCTTTTTTGAAGCAAACGACGACGTCATAAAATGCTACAAATATCAAGCTACGCTAGATACTCGCACATCTGCGCTGTGTAGAGCCTACGACGGGTTAACGTGGGATAAAGACTACAAGCCTATCGGGCATAACTTCCCGTTTCGCAAACCGCGCGTAAATACTCATTTTAATTGCCGCAGCACCATAATACCGGTAACCAAAAGCTGGGATGAGCTGGGCACCGAGGGAATGGACGAAGCGAGCGGTCGCACTAGGTCAAGTATGAACGGCTACGTACCGCAGGATATGAGCTTTAACGACTGGCTAAAAACCCAAAGCCCCGAAACGATAGAAAAGACGCTGGGTAAAGGCAGAGCCGAGCTATTTATGCAAGGCAAGATCACGATGCGGGATTTGATAACGCAGCAGGGGCGCGCGCTTGACTTGAGCGAACTAGCCAAGAAAAAGAAAATTTGGGAATATTCAAAGGAAAATATTAAGCATTTTGATATACCAAAAGGCATTAAGAGTCGAATAGGGCTTAAGACGGACAAAATACGAGGTAGCTTGGAATATCTATTTAATAAACACCCTGAAATGTTTGACGGTAAAGCGGATATTGTAAATATAATAAAAGATGTTTTTAACGCGCCCGATATTATCAAGCCTGCAACGCGTCGTAGTGGCGGTTTCATAATAGCAAAGTCGATAGACGATAAGAAAAAGAAAATGATCGACATCGGCATTTACCCTAATAATGGTGTAATTTTTCACATAAACAAAAGAAAATGGGATGCTGATATGAGAGAATTTAAAAAAGGCAAGCAGTGA